The DNA region CCGCGACGCCAATTGCGCGTGGTTACCAAGTCTGGTTGGCTGACGAAGACGGATTCGTATTGGATGCGGCAGCCTATCAAGCCGTTGTGGAAGAAGACCGCTTCGCCATCGGGACGAAAATATCTGCAGAGACACCGTTGATTGCCCTCGCTCGCGATTGTGGCGGAGCCGTGATATCGGGCGCCGATGAAGTCACCGAAATGAGTCGATCGGGTGCCGGCGCCAATCTATTGGGTGGCTTGGCGATTCCGTTTTACAGCGGCGAAAAAATGCAAAGCATCACAGCTCTGCTGTTCTAACTTCTCTCCGTTTTTATTGACAACAATGTCTTCAACACTGCCTATCACCGAGCGACCAAACGACTTGATCGGTCAGTTGCTTTCCGAGCAACAATCGATGTCGGCGGTAGAACGTTTTAGTGCGCGGCATGAAGCAGGTGATTTAGAAACTGAGACGATTCCTGCACAAGCGAGATACTACCGTGACTTGCTTCCGGCCTCGCCTCCGGGACCCGGCCAGCAGTTTGCATTCGAGGTGAACTTAGATACTTGCAGCGGATGCAAAGCTTGTGTGGTTGCATGCCACACCTTGAACGGCTTGGAAGAAGACGAGACATGGCGTCGCGTGGGAACGCTGACCATCGGCGAATCTTCCAGCGATCCGTTGCCGGTGATCCAGCATGTGACGACGGCCTGTCATCACTGCGAAGATCCTGGGTGCTTGAACGGTTGTCCGGTCAAGGCGTACGACAAAGATCCGATCACGGGAATCGTTCGTCACTTGGACGATCAGTGCATCGGTTGCAAGTATTGCACGATGATGTGCCCCTACGAAGTACCTCAGTACAGTGATCGTTTGGGGATTGTTCGCAAATGCGACATGTGCCACCAACGTTTGAGTGCCGGGGAAGCGCCCGCTTGTGTGCAAGCCTGTCCCAACCAAGCGATTGCCATTTCCGTTGTCGATCAGGATACAGCGTTTTCCGCCGAGTCCCGTCTCGCACCCGGCGCTCCGCTGTCGACCATCACCAAACCCTCCACTCGCTACACCACATCGCGAGAACATGCCGTACACGCGGCGATGCCCCAAGATACGGGTATCGACCATGTCGCCGAAAGCCATTGGCCCTTGGCTGTGATGTTGGTTGCGACCCAAGCGTCGGTCGGCGCCATCGCCGTCGAGCGATCGATTGCATTGATCGGATTCACGGGAGGCTTGGGGACGTCGATCGATTTGATGCGTTGGACGACGTTGGTTGCGTTGCTGATCGGTGGAGTGGGGCTGAACGTGGCACCGCTGCATTTGGGAAAACCGCTGCGAGCATGGCGAGTCTTCCTCGGACTGAGAACCAGCTGGCTCAGCCGCGAAGCGATCGTACTTGGAAAATACATGGGACTGTTGTCCGTCGCCGTTGGATTGGCATGGTTGCCCGCCTTCGCGGACTATCTACCCGACGCATTGGTGTCGATGATCCCAGTCTGGGCCGCCGATGTCACCCTGACAATCGCGTTGCTGACGGGGCTGATCGGTTTGTTCAGCAGCGGCATGATCTATGTCGCAACCCGTCGACGGCTGTGGCGAATGGAGCGAACGATGGCTCGCTTCTTTGGCTCGGCTGTGGTTCTAGGTTTTACGACGGTCGCGATCGTTTCTACCGCATTGGATTACCAGGTGATTGCAATCGCAACCGGTGTGCTCGGCGCCGCGTCGATGGCAATCAAGTTGGCTTGGGAGTGCAAGATCCTGCTGGGAAGAACTCCGTCTTCTCTCGGCGATAACGAAGATCATCGCAGCCAGCGGTTGGTCCAACGTGAACTCGGCCAATGGGCATCCCTTCGGTTGACGATGGGTGGTGTTGGCGCAGTTTGTCTGATGCTCGGATCGGTGTCGTCGCCGGCTTCGATGTCGCTGGGGTTGGCTTTGATCGGCACATCCTTGGTGGCTCATTTGGGCGGTGAACTGATGGAACGCTTACTGTATTTTTCAAGTGTGGTGTATGACCGCATGCCGGGGACATTCAGATGACGATCGAAGCGGAATCCAAGTCCACCGAAACTGCGCGTTCGCTAACGCAATTCAACTCGTCCACATCGCGACGTCAGTTGCCAATGCTGTTGCAAGCCCGCGACGGAACGATGACTCGCGAACTGTTGCTGCACCCGGGCCAGCACGGGCTCGGCATGACTCACGAATCACTTGCAGCCGACACCACTACAACAGCCGTTTGTGGATACTGCAGCACCGGTTGCGGGCTGAAACTGCATGTACGTGATGGCCAAGCCGTCGGCCTGACACCCGAAACCGACTATCCGGTGAACCTTGGCATGGCTTGCCCCAAAGGTTGGGAGGCGTTGCGAGTTCTGGAATCCGACGATCGTGCGACCGTACCGAAGCGACGTAGCAGCGACGGTGACTTGGTCGAATTGTCGTGGAACGACGCCCTAGAGCTTTTTTGTTCGAAATTCAAATCGATTCAAGCGAAGCACGGCAACGATTCGGTCGCATTTCTGAGCACCGGCCAAATGCCTTCCGAAGAAATGGCGTTCTTGGGCGCCTTAACTCGTTTCGGTATGAACATCCGACATGGTGACGGCAACACGCGTCAGTGCATGGCGACCGCCGTGACCGCATACAAAGAATCGTTCGGGTTCGACGCCCCGCCGTTCACTTACGATGATTTCGAACAGAGCGATTGTTTGGTTTTCATCGGCGCCAACCCTTGCATCGGACATCCGATCCTATGGGAACGGGTGCTTCGGAACAAAAACAATCCTGAAATCATCGTCATCGATCCGCGCCGTACCGAAACGGCCATGGCGGCGACGGATCACGTTCCATTGAATCCCAAGAGTGACCTCAGCCTACTTTACGCGATCACGAATGAGTTGATCACAAACGATTGGCTCGATCGCTCGTTCATCCGAGAACATACCCATGGCTTCGAGCAATTGAGGTCGCACGTCGCTCGCTTCGACGCCGAATCCGTCGCACGTTCCAGCGGTGTATCGGCGGATCAGATTCGACGCGTTGCAGCGAAGATCGGATCGGGGAAAGCAGTTTCGCTTTGGTGGACGATGGGCGTCAATCAAAGCTACGAAGGCACCCGAACCGCACAGGCGATCATCAACATCGCACTGATCACCGGCAATATCGGTCGACCGGGCACCGGCGCTAACAGCATCACCGGCCAATGCAATGCGATGGGCTCGCGACTATGGAGCAGCACCACCAATCTGTTCGGCCACCACCGATTCGACCTTGCCGAGGATCGAAAGAAGGTTGCCGAGGCACTTCACTTTCCCGTCGAATCGATCCCTTCCGAACCGAGCTGGTCCTATGACCGGATCCTCGAGGGAATTCGAAACGGCGAGATTCGCGGCCTCTGGGTCGTTGCGACGAATCCCGCACACAGTTGGATCGACCAGGACGATGCTCGCGAGCTTCTCAATCGCCTTGATTTCTTGGTCGTTCAAGACATGTATGAATCGACCGAGACGGCTCGTCATGCGGACTTGATTTTGCCAGCCGCAGGCTGGGGCGAAAAAGAAGGCACGTTCATCAACAGTGAACGGCGTTACGGAATGCTAAAGAAGGTCCGACAATCACCTGGACAAGCTCTCGCGGACTTTCAAATTTTCCGAGCCGTCGCGCACTACTGGGGACTCGGTGAAAGATTTGCCGAATGGACGGATCCCGAATCGGTGTTTCGAATCATGCAACGGGCAAGCGTCGGTTCGCCGTGTGACATTTCGGGGATCGAGGGATACGAACACATCGACCGCTGTGGTGGCATTCAGTGGCCATGGACCGCGGCCGATGCGGCAACCAGCAACGACAATATTCCGCCGATCCAGCGCCGTTTGTTTGCCGATGGAACGTTCTGTTATGCCGATGGCCGGGCCAAGTTGATTGTTGACGAAATCACGCCGCTGCCCGAGGTCCCGGACGATACCTATCCCGTGATGCTATTGACCGGGCGTGGCACCGTCAGCCAATGGCACACGCAAACGCGAACCAGCAAGAGCCCTGTCCTCCGGAAACTCTATCCGAAGGATCCGTACATCGAGATCCACTCCAGTGATGCTCAATCGATGGGCGTTTTCAACGGCGACTTGGTACGAATCACTTCACGTCGTGGATCGATCGTTGCTGCTGCAATGGTGACACCGACGGTCCGCCCCGGTCAAGCATTCATGCCCATGCACTATGAAACGACGAATCGGTTGACGCTTAGCCATTTTGATCCTCACAGTCGACAACCTAGCTACAAAAACTCTGCGGTAAGAATCGAGAAGGCGTAAACACCATGTCAGACGAACCATTTTCCGACGAGCAAAAACAGTATCTGTCCGGATTCACGTTCGGAGCCGATGTCGCACGCGCCGTCAGCGGCTTGCCCGTGTTAAGCGGTCGCGCCGCACCGGCCGGATCAATGTTGTCGGTTGGGGGCGGCGGCGCCGATTTGAATGGCCAAGTATTGCCGGTCGGCCCCGAGCGGATCGCCTTGCAGGCTCAAGCAGACACCGAAAAATCCGGCCGCAAACTTTGCAAAGAAGAACTCGCCAAACGCGACAAGAATCCGCTGGACATGTGGGACGAAATCGTTGCCCGGTCCAAGGCGGGTCAATTCCCGAAGGGAACCGATGTCTTTTTGACCAAGTGGCAAGGATTGTTCCATGTCGCACCGGCACAGGATTCGTTCATGTGCCGAATGCGTCTGCCGGGCGGCGTGCTGCACGCTTGGCAATTCCGTGGACTGGCGGATCTTAGCGACGTATCGGCAGGCGGTTACGTCGATGTGACCACGCGTGCCAACTTGCAATTGCGGGAAATCCCCGCCGATCAGGCAGCCAACATTCTGTACGGGCTTCGCGAACTGGACATCGTCACCCAGGGATCCGGCGGCGACAACATTCGCAATTGTACGGCCAGCGCGTTGTCGGGCATCGACGAATCCGAGTTGATCGAAACCATTCCGCTTGCTAAGCGAATGCACCATCATATTTTGAATCACCGCGAGATGTTTGGCTTGCCTCGAAAGTTTAACATCGCTTTTGAAGGCGGCGGACGAATCGCTTCGCTGGACGATACCAACGACATCGGGTTTCGCGCCGTTCGCGTCGATGAAACCAACGCGTCCGACGATCTGCCAGCGGGAGTCTATTTCCAACTGACGCTCGGTGGCATTACCGGGCACAAGGACTTTGCGCGCCCGACGGGCATCCTGCTTCGCCCCGATGAATGCGTCGACGTGGCCGGCGCAATCGTGCGAGTGTTCGTAGCCAGCGGTGATCGCACCGATCGAAAAAAGGCTCGCTTGAAGTACGTGTTGGACGATTGGGGTTTCGACAAGTTCGTGGAAGCCGTCGAAGCCGACATGGGTACGCCTCTACGCCGCGTCAACGCGAATCGACTGACGCCGTCGAACGCCGAAGACCGGTTGGCACATGTCGGTTTTCATCGGCAAGCACAAGCGGGACGCCAATACGTCGGTGTCGTGCTGCCGGCTGGACGGATGACCAGCGACCAAGTTCGCGGACTGTCCGACATCTCGCAAACGTTTGGCAATGGCGAAATTCGCTTGACCGTTTGGCAAAACTTGATCATCCCTCACATTCGTGATGCCGATGTCGACCAGGTCAAAGCAGCCATCGAAGCGATCGGTCTCGATCACGATGCCAGTTCATTTCGGGCAGGCCTGGTCGCCTGCACTGGCAGCGCGGGGTGCAAGTTCGCCGCCAGCGACACCAAGGCGGATGCGATGCGAATTGCGGAAACACTTCAGTCACGCTTCCAACTTGACGAACCGATCAACATCCACGTCACCGGCTGCCACCACAGTTGCGCCCAGCACTACATCGGCGATATTGGTTTGATCGGTTGCAAAGTCGAACGAGGAGACGACATGGTCGACGGTTACCACATTCACGTCGGTGGCGGATGGGGCGACCGGCAAGGCATCGCTCGCCTGCTTTTGGAATCGGTCCCTTCGGACGAGATTCCCGAAGTGGTTGCATCCGTCGTGGGTGGCTACATCGAAAAGCGACTTGGCAACGAAAGCTTCACGTCATTCGCAAAGCGTCAGACGATCGACGATTTGAAAACACTATTGACTGTAAATGCATAGCGGACATCGGTTCCCTTGCTTCCTTCACTAACGACACGCGACGATTCTTATGAGTAGCTTCATTCCCGCGACGGCGCCTTTCAATGAAGAACAGCGTGCTTGGTTGAACGGATTTTTCTCTGGTCTGATGGGCGTGCAGAATGGTGCGACGGCAGCGGATGCGTTGTCGGCGGCCGGTTTCATCAACACCCCGATTACTGTTGAAGAAGACGCCGAAGACGACTTCGCTTGGCACGATTCGACGCTGCCGATCGTGGATCGAATGGAATTGGCGGAAGGAAAACCGATCGAACGCAAACTGATGGCCGCCATGGCTCAACTGGATTGCGGATCGTGTGGCTACGTTTGCCAGACCTATGCGGAAGCGATCGCATCGGGAACCGAAAGCAACTTGACGCTCTGCAGTCCCGGCGGCAAAGAAACGAAGCAAATGATCAAGCGATTATTGAAAGAGGGTGGTGAGTCCGACACACCCGCGGCAAGCAATGGAAACGGCAACTGCGCAGCGATGCCGACGGGTTACTCGCGGTCACGCCCCTTCGAAGCGAAACTGATCGAATCGCGACCGCTCAATCAAGAGGGATCGGCGAAGGATACGCGTCACGTGGCGATCGACTTGTCCGGCTCAGGTCTGACCTATCATGTGGGCGACGCGTTGGGTGTGTTCCCGGTCAATTGCGATGCTTTGGTTGCAACGATCATCGAACGCATCGGGGCCGATGCGACGTTGAATGTGACCAGTCCATCGGGAATAAGTAAATCGTTGGCGGCGGCCTTGCGTGAAGACTTTT from Rubripirellula tenax includes:
- a CDS encoding NirA family protein, whose product is MSDEPFSDEQKQYLSGFTFGADVARAVSGLPVLSGRAAPAGSMLSVGGGGADLNGQVLPVGPERIALQAQADTEKSGRKLCKEELAKRDKNPLDMWDEIVARSKAGQFPKGTDVFLTKWQGLFHVAPAQDSFMCRMRLPGGVLHAWQFRGLADLSDVSAGGYVDVTTRANLQLREIPADQAANILYGLRELDIVTQGSGGDNIRNCTASALSGIDESELIETIPLAKRMHHHILNHREMFGLPRKFNIAFEGGGRIASLDDTNDIGFRAVRVDETNASDDLPAGVYFQLTLGGITGHKDFARPTGILLRPDECVDVAGAIVRVFVASGDRTDRKKARLKYVLDDWGFDKFVEAVEADMGTPLRRVNANRLTPSNAEDRLAHVGFHRQAQAGRQYVGVVLPAGRMTSDQVRGLSDISQTFGNGEIRLTVWQNLIIPHIRDADVDQVKAAIEAIGLDHDASSFRAGLVACTGSAGCKFAASDTKADAMRIAETLQSRFQLDEPINIHVTGCHHSCAQHYIGDIGLIGCKVERGDDMVDGYHIHVGGGWGDRQGIARLLLESVPSDEIPEVVASVVGGYIEKRLGNESFTSFAKRQTIDDLKTLLTVNA
- a CDS encoding molybdopterin oxidoreductase family protein, yielding MTRELLLHPGQHGLGMTHESLAADTTTTAVCGYCSTGCGLKLHVRDGQAVGLTPETDYPVNLGMACPKGWEALRVLESDDRATVPKRRSSDGDLVELSWNDALELFCSKFKSIQAKHGNDSVAFLSTGQMPSEEMAFLGALTRFGMNIRHGDGNTRQCMATAVTAYKESFGFDAPPFTYDDFEQSDCLVFIGANPCIGHPILWERVLRNKNNPEIIVIDPRRTETAMAATDHVPLNPKSDLSLLYAITNELITNDWLDRSFIREHTHGFEQLRSHVARFDAESVARSSGVSADQIRRVAAKIGSGKAVSLWWTMGVNQSYEGTRTAQAIINIALITGNIGRPGTGANSITGQCNAMGSRLWSSTTNLFGHHRFDLAEDRKKVAEALHFPVESIPSEPSWSYDRILEGIRNGEIRGLWVVATNPAHSWIDQDDARELLNRLDFLVVQDMYESTETARHADLILPAAGWGEKEGTFINSERRYGMLKKVRQSPGQALADFQIFRAVAHYWGLGERFAEWTDPESVFRIMQRASVGSPCDISGIEGYEHIDRCGGIQWPWTAADAATSNDNIPPIQRRLFADGTFCYADGRAKLIVDEITPLPEVPDDTYPVMLLTGRGTVSQWHTQTRTSKSPVLRKLYPKDPYIEIHSSDAQSMGVFNGDLVRITSRRGSIVAAAMVTPTVRPGQAFMPMHYETTNRLTLSHFDPHSRQPSYKNSAVRIEKA
- a CDS encoding DmsC/YnfH family molybdoenzyme membrane anchor subunit; the encoded protein is MSSTLPITERPNDLIGQLLSEQQSMSAVERFSARHEAGDLETETIPAQARYYRDLLPASPPGPGQQFAFEVNLDTCSGCKACVVACHTLNGLEEDETWRRVGTLTIGESSSDPLPVIQHVTTACHHCEDPGCLNGCPVKAYDKDPITGIVRHLDDQCIGCKYCTMMCPYEVPQYSDRLGIVRKCDMCHQRLSAGEAPACVQACPNQAIAISVVDQDTAFSAESRLAPGAPLSTITKPSTRYTTSREHAVHAAMPQDTGIDHVAESHWPLAVMLVATQASVGAIAVERSIALIGFTGGLGTSIDLMRWTTLVALLIGGVGLNVAPLHLGKPLRAWRVFLGLRTSWLSREAIVLGKYMGLLSVAVGLAWLPAFADYLPDALVSMIPVWAADVTLTIALLTGLIGLFSSGMIYVATRRRLWRMERTMARFFGSAVVLGFTTVAIVSTALDYQVIAIATGVLGAASMAIKLAWECKILLGRTPSSLGDNEDHRSQRLVQRELGQWASLRLTMGGVGAVCLMLGSVSSPASMSLGLALIGTSLVAHLGGELMERLLYFSSVVYDRMPGTFR